The Desulfonatronum sp. SC1 genome window below encodes:
- a CDS encoding AbrB/MazE/SpoVT family DNA-binding domain-containing protein: MRAHVVKIGNSQGLRIPKPILEQTGIIGDVEMEVKNNQIIIRSVQNPREGWDKAFETMRKNADDAPLLVGSDLSHSWDEEEWQW; this comes from the coding sequence ATGAGAGCGCATGTCGTCAAGATCGGTAATTCTCAGGGATTGCGCATCCCAAAGCCTATTCTCGAACAAACGGGGATTATCGGCGATGTTGAAATGGAGGTTAAAAACAATCAGATCATCATCCGTTCGGTTCAAAATCCGCGGGAAGGATGGGATAAGGCTTTTGAAACGATGCGGAAAAATGCGGATGATGCGCCTCTTCTCGTGGGGAGTGATCTTTCACATTCGTGGGATGAGGAAGAGTGGCAATGGTAG
- a CDS encoding ATP-dependent DNA helicase codes for MPINPEYARDILLENLNSEQREAVASPHRQLLVIAGAGSGKTEVMARRVAWWVAVDGVSKDKIVAFTFMNEAAEELKFRIRSWLERVTKDDEEPTLGGMYIGTIHGFCLKALRDFAPADYYMFDVLDDAGRISFIEQGWWNVLGLQPFRSSAERAGAVSGKFAAYELFRNGYDQLNEHGLLDVQLSSEPIPADVREERDWCMDSELLTPVGTDDLSERFGDSAARYYSYLRARRFFDFGTVQSELLKRLEADGVFRTRFEDCWSHLVVDEVQDINPVQDRIIRSIVRDNGHMTAVGDHRQAIYAFRGGRVDLMGSLYMEIEPAPDGRVVELPANYRSTERIIQIANEWSQTIQERGGMTNPDMAHGRESRIDQHDNHVALIRFVDRDDEASWIAESIDHLVRYVDGQGASHDVRDKERGISFGDVAILVRSGTDIRTYQNALQDRGIPAVVRGGPDLFSQPESLLVLSAFALASGVDSFMGNEDRQGSLPNRIRTTLNVDSRATEVIPAAVIELRQRGLTFSDDTAERLVRLSEAICRRNALDRGLRLREEEVFCADARRWLARGGAIRRVFPQKIFHWLLEEAGIADWGQNAYAETARFHIGQISKLIKGIETSGWTPPNSLKWQTIALMQWGSSRARSEAAPLLVSPDAVSITTIHSAKGLEFSAVFLADVNAQRFPSKLAKQQVSLPFDLDVVTNIDPARLADNDNYDDERRLLYVAMTRAERYLFVTCSGRRRSRFITELEPIFRNHGAVVNQGAVDIAPSLIYSPISVDTEASFATSFSDLRYYTECPQDFYMRVVMGFTPTIGQEFGYGRGVHNLLRAIHQNPAHWAALAGDRAGLNEAVIHLVDQGMFYLRYTTGVPLENLRRKAIAGVTEYVVRFAEELGTLEFEPEKEFETLIQEEQLLISGAIDVVRLDDPPRVTIVDFKSGDADEDTGSGLTHDLMAMQIGVYGLAAVHELEYEPQQGLVRYIGETNPDRMEITVDLTDDQLRYVRAQLVETARNIRDREFDHGPSEQIEGRCFGCDFKNICRRSQVRRS; via the coding sequence ATGCCAATCAATCCCGAATATGCTCGCGACATTCTGCTTGAAAACCTAAATAGTGAGCAAAGAGAAGCTGTTGCGTCACCCCATCGTCAGCTGCTAGTTATTGCCGGAGCAGGCTCCGGGAAAACCGAAGTCATGGCTCGTCGAGTTGCGTGGTGGGTTGCAGTGGATGGAGTTTCGAAGGACAAGATCGTTGCCTTTACATTTATGAATGAAGCAGCGGAGGAGCTAAAATTTAGAATTCGCTCCTGGCTCGAACGAGTGACCAAAGACGACGAGGAGCCTACCCTGGGAGGTATGTATATCGGCACAATCCATGGTTTCTGCCTTAAAGCGTTACGGGACTTCGCTCCTGCGGATTACTACATGTTCGATGTGTTGGATGATGCGGGAAGAATTTCTTTTATCGAACAAGGCTGGTGGAATGTCTTGGGTCTACAGCCTTTTCGATCAAGTGCCGAACGCGCTGGTGCGGTAAGCGGAAAATTTGCTGCGTATGAGTTGTTTCGAAACGGATATGATCAATTGAACGAACACGGACTTCTCGATGTTCAACTGTCCAGCGAGCCGATACCGGCAGATGTTCGCGAGGAGCGGGATTGGTGTATGGACTCAGAGCTCCTCACCCCGGTAGGCACTGATGATCTGTCTGAGAGATTTGGTGATTCTGCCGCAAGATACTACTCCTATCTCAGGGCGAGGAGATTTTTCGATTTCGGCACAGTTCAATCTGAATTACTTAAACGTCTTGAAGCCGACGGCGTGTTTCGCACGCGTTTTGAAGATTGTTGGTCCCATCTCGTTGTAGACGAAGTCCAAGACATTAATCCGGTTCAGGATCGAATTATCCGTTCGATAGTCCGAGACAATGGACACATGACAGCAGTCGGCGACCACAGACAAGCGATCTATGCATTTCGCGGTGGTCGTGTGGACTTGATGGGTTCGCTCTACATGGAAATCGAACCAGCTCCCGATGGCCGAGTTGTTGAACTGCCCGCAAACTACCGGTCCACAGAGCGCATTATTCAAATAGCGAATGAGTGGTCACAAACAATTCAAGAACGTGGTGGTATGACCAACCCCGATATGGCTCATGGCCGTGAATCTAGGATTGACCAGCACGACAACCATGTTGCACTCATACGCTTCGTCGATCGTGACGATGAGGCGTCTTGGATAGCTGAGAGCATTGATCATTTGGTTCGTTATGTGGATGGTCAAGGAGCGTCACACGACGTACGTGACAAAGAACGCGGTATAAGTTTCGGCGATGTAGCGATACTCGTTAGATCCGGTACTGACATTCGCACGTACCAGAACGCACTTCAAGATCGTGGGATTCCAGCTGTTGTAAGAGGTGGTCCTGACCTATTTTCACAGCCTGAAAGCCTGCTCGTCTTGTCCGCGTTTGCTTTAGCTTCAGGCGTTGATTCGTTCATGGGCAACGAAGACCGCCAGGGTTCCCTTCCCAATCGCATCCGAACCACTCTGAACGTTGACTCCCGCGCTACGGAAGTGATCCCAGCGGCGGTTATAGAGTTGCGTCAACGCGGATTAACGTTTTCTGATGATACTGCCGAAAGGCTTGTACGGCTTTCCGAAGCTATTTGCAGACGTAACGCCCTTGACCGAGGATTACGACTTCGTGAAGAAGAGGTTTTTTGCGCTGATGCGCGGCGATGGCTTGCGCGCGGGGGGGCAATACGACGAGTATTTCCCCAGAAAATCTTTCATTGGTTGCTTGAGGAGGCAGGAATTGCGGATTGGGGGCAGAACGCATATGCGGAAACTGCGCGCTTCCATATTGGGCAAATCAGCAAGTTGATAAAGGGCATCGAGACTTCCGGATGGACACCTCCAAATAGTCTCAAGTGGCAAACTATCGCTCTCATGCAATGGGGTTCCTCCCGAGCGAGGTCAGAAGCTGCGCCATTGCTAGTATCCCCGGATGCAGTTTCTATCACAACAATCCACTCAGCGAAGGGCCTAGAATTTTCGGCTGTTTTCCTGGCTGATGTCAACGCTCAAAGATTTCCCTCCAAGCTCGCTAAGCAGCAAGTTTCACTACCATTCGATCTAGACGTCGTGACCAATATTGATCCCGCGCGTTTGGCTGACAACGACAACTACGACGATGAACGACGTCTTCTATATGTGGCCATGACCCGGGCTGAACGCTATTTGTTCGTTACCTGTAGTGGGCGGCGACGTTCACGATTTATCACAGAGTTGGAACCGATATTTCGAAACCATGGAGCGGTGGTAAACCAGGGTGCCGTAGACATAGCACCCTCGCTTATCTACTCGCCAATCTCAGTTGATACAGAAGCTAGCTTTGCCACCAGCTTTTCGGACTTGCGGTACTACACCGAATGCCCCCAGGATTTCTACATGAGGGTTGTTATGGGATTTACTCCGACAATCGGGCAAGAATTCGGCTATGGTCGCGGCGTTCACAACCTGCTTCGGGCTATTCATCAAAACCCTGCCCATTGGGCAGCATTAGCTGGAGATCGCGCGGGTCTGAATGAAGCCGTCATACACTTGGTCGATCAGGGCATGTTCTATCTTCGGTACACGACCGGAGTTCCACTAGAAAATTTAAGAAGAAAGGCAATCGCAGGGGTTACCGAATACGTTGTACGTTTTGCCGAAGAACTAGGTACTCTTGAGTTCGAGCCCGAGAAGGAGTTCGAAACACTCATTCAAGAAGAACAACTACTCATTAGTGGAGCGATTGATGTTGTTCGTCTCGACGACCCGCCACGCGTAACTATCGTTGACTTTAAATCGGGAGATGCTGACGAGGATACGGGTAGCGGCCTCACGCATGACTTAATGGCTATGCAGATAGGCGTTTACGGTCTAGCTGCTGTACACGAACTTGAATATGAACCTCAGCAAGGATTGGTTCGATATATCGGTGAAACTAATCCGGATCGCATGGAAATTACTGTAGACCTCACAGACGACCAACTCCGTTACGTCCGTGCCCAATTAGTTGAAACTGCGAGAAACATCCGAGATCGGGAATTTGATCATGGACCGTCCGAGCAAATTGAGGGGCGTTGTTTTGGTTGTGATTTCAAAAACATTTGTCGTCGAAGCCAAGTTCGCCGCAGCTAG
- a CDS encoding ADP-ribosylglycohydrolase family protein → MSTNTTIRDRAAGALMGAFIGDALGLGPHWYYDLAELRRDYGEWISGYTDPKPGRYHEGFRAGQLSQAGFILKLTLRSLVECGGYDEKDFCRRLEEELFPLLDGTPISGPGGYTSQSIREAWRRRVKLGLSWDRTGGEADTTEAIERTLAIAVRYAFQPRELASAVADNTVLTQANALVASMTVAFGAVLGLLVRGHALDANLSSKLMDLVKSGELPFHAVTSDNLQPPAPGQPEPPRAGLFASPDALLSPSYMAAAAADPEIRIEPAWKVSLVYGMPCAIYHMLPAAYYLAARFHDDFESAVLHALNGGGQNQARSILTGALVGAQTGLSGIPRRFLDGLEEADELRRLSESLASMVEQR, encoded by the coding sequence ATGTCGACGAACACGACTATTCGGGATCGCGCGGCCGGGGCCCTCATGGGAGCCTTCATCGGGGACGCCCTGGGACTCGGGCCGCACTGGTACTATGATCTGGCCGAACTGCGACGCGACTACGGGGAATGGATCAGCGGCTATACCGACCCCAAACCGGGCCGATATCACGAGGGATTCAGGGCGGGCCAGCTTTCCCAGGCGGGCTTTATCCTGAAGCTGACGCTTCGTTCCCTCGTTGAATGCGGGGGGTACGACGAAAAGGATTTTTGCCGCCGCCTGGAAGAAGAGCTGTTCCCGCTTCTGGACGGCACTCCGATCAGCGGCCCGGGGGGATACACCAGTCAGTCCATCCGCGAGGCCTGGCGGCGCCGGGTGAAGCTGGGCCTGTCCTGGGACCGGACCGGGGGCGAGGCCGACACCACGGAGGCCATCGAACGTACCCTGGCCATCGCCGTCCGCTACGCGTTCCAGCCCCGAGAGCTGGCCTCGGCCGTGGCCGACAACACCGTCCTGACCCAGGCCAACGCACTGGTGGCATCCATGACCGTCGCCTTCGGCGCCGTGCTCGGCCTGCTGGTCCGGGGACACGCCCTGGACGCGAACCTGTCATCCAAGCTCATGGACCTGGTCAAGTCCGGAGAGCTGCCCTTTCACGCCGTGACCAGCGACAATCTCCAGCCTCCGGCACCGGGCCAACCCGAACCGCCCCGCGCCGGTCTCTTCGCCTCCCCGGACGCCTTGCTCTCCCCGTCCTACATGGCCGCCGCGGCGGCGGACCCGGAAATCCGCATCGAACCGGCCTGGAAGGTCTCCCTGGTCTACGGCATGCCCTGCGCCATCTACCATATGCTCCCAGCGGCGTACTACCTTGCCGCCAGGTTCCACGACGACTTCGAGTCCGCGGTGCTTCACGCGCTCAACGGCGGCGGCCAGAACCAGGCCCGCTCCATCCTGACCGGCGCGCTCGTCGGCGCCCAGACGGGCCTTTCCGGCATCCCCCGACGCTTCCTGGACGGTCTCGAGGAGGCTGACGAGTTGCGCCGACTGTCGGAGAGCCTCGCTTCCATGGTCGAGCAGCGCTGA
- a CDS encoding class I SAM-dependent methyltransferase produces MNIDWKSAWKDAVARMSSISHVGYWNERADDYDDFIRTSEFAYGKIMADVLIQADMFGSESRVLEIASGVGAVTLPLASRCAEVVAIEPARRMADRLAENAKTHGLTNIEIRRRTLEEAMGDIPENSFDFTLMCHASWQFPDMLEVVRFMDASSRKGACLADTAGFDDQVQGRMYKAFGIEADCTDRFPYLYNLLYAEGYRPNVRMIPHAMRRSVDSALSMWKLVLGKYRVPTAEDLAVIQDHVHQRAREGLYEVPSVMAVMWWDKRSGLV; encoded by the coding sequence ATGAATATCGACTGGAAAAGCGCCTGGAAGGATGCGGTTGCGCGGATGAGCAGCATCAGCCATGTCGGCTACTGGAACGAGCGCGCGGACGACTATGACGACTTCATCCGTACCAGCGAGTTTGCCTACGGAAAGATAATGGCGGATGTTCTGATCCAGGCCGACATGTTCGGTTCTGAGAGCAGAGTGCTGGAGATCGCCTCCGGGGTGGGCGCCGTGACCCTGCCTCTGGCCTCGCGCTGCGCAGAGGTAGTGGCCATCGAGCCCGCGCGGCGGATGGCCGACCGGCTCGCGGAAAATGCCAAGACCCACGGTTTGACGAACATTGAAATCCGTCGCCGGACCCTGGAAGAGGCCATGGGCGACATTCCCGAGAACTCTTTCGACTTCACGTTGATGTGCCATGCCTCCTGGCAGTTCCCGGACATGCTGGAAGTGGTCCGCTTCATGGACGCATCGAGCCGCAAAGGAGCCTGCCTGGCGGATACCGCGGGGTTCGACGATCAGGTCCAGGGCCGGATGTACAAGGCCTTTGGTATTGAGGCGGATTGCACGGACCGCTTTCCCTATCTGTACAACCTCCTCTACGCTGAGGGATACCGACCCAATGTACGGATGATCCCCCATGCCATGCGCCGATCCGTGGATTCGGCCCTGAGCATGTGGAAGCTGGTGCTGGGCAAGTACCGCGTTCCCACCGCGGAAGATCTCGCGGTGATCCAGGACCACGTGCATCAGCGGGCCAGGGAGGGCCTCTATGAAGTGCCTTCGGTCATGGCCGTGATGTGGTGGGATAAACGCTCAGGACTGGTGTGA
- a CDS encoding type II toxin-antitoxin system PemK/MazF family toxin — translation MVVKRFDVYLVGLDPTVGSEIQKTRPCLIISPDEMNRHIRTVIVAPMTSTSKDYPTRVPCTFKKKHGHIVLDQIRTIDKERLVKKLGAIDPKVQLEVSSVLQRMFAF, via the coding sequence ATGGTAGTCAAACGCTTTGACGTTTACCTGGTAGGGCTTGATCCGACCGTTGGGTCCGAAATCCAGAAGACCAGACCCTGCCTGATTATCTCGCCGGATGAAATGAACAGGCATATCCGCACCGTGATCGTCGCTCCTATGACATCGACCAGCAAGGATTATCCAACGCGGGTTCCCTGCACGTTCAAAAAGAAACATGGTCACATTGTATTGGATCAGATTCGAACGATAGACAAGGAACGCCTAGTGAAAAAGCTCGGGGCGATCGATCCAAAGGTTCAATTGGAAGTTTCTTCGGTATTGCAGAGAATGTTCGCATTTTAG
- a CDS encoding GNAT family N-acetyltransferase, whose product MDKDVILRTALSPSQALELDELLWTALWKPLGLDRDVRGKFKALGRETVIAAEMDGRIIGGLVAVWDDQGEVELRHLAVDAAMRGRGVGTRLATALLESAREQGCCRVHTIARSTSVPFFMKLGFGPAPGTAPQHPLLEQHGIRFELMEVLIGEGARQQDEPEVYG is encoded by the coding sequence ATGGATAAGGATGTGATTCTCCGGACCGCATTGTCCCCGTCCCAGGCGCTGGAACTGGACGAGCTGCTGTGGACGGCCCTGTGGAAACCGCTGGGTTTGGACCGGGACGTGCGCGGAAAATTCAAGGCCCTGGGCCGGGAGACCGTGATCGCGGCAGAGATGGATGGCCGGATTATCGGGGGCCTGGTTGCCGTTTGGGACGACCAAGGCGAGGTGGAGCTCCGCCACCTGGCCGTGGACGCGGCCATGCGGGGCCGGGGCGTGGGAACACGGCTGGCAACGGCCCTGCTGGAGAGCGCCAGGGAACAAGGCTGTTGCCGGGTGCATACCATTGCCCGGAGCACCTCGGTTCCTTTCTTCATGAAGCTGGGCTTTGGCCCAGCGCCAGGCACCGCCCCGCAACATCCTTTGTTGGAACAGCATGGGATACGGTTTGAGCTGATGGAGGTGCTGATTGGTGAGGGGGCCAGGCAGCAGGATGAGCCGGAGGTATATGGATGA
- a CDS encoding MATE family efflux transporter: protein MKSNLDDKHLLERAPVSRVFLKYSLPSVVTMVFFGVQTLVDGVVVGNHLGPDALGGINIMMPLYSFIMVLALIVGIGSQTLVSMELGRRNPDKAQDAMSTGFRALVGISLIVTVLLLLFAEPLTKLIGADERLLPFSLAYLKGLVPFILPLTLCFYSDAMLKALGHPRFSMLIMSLSVVVNVLLTFCFVIWLGWGNAGASMATGVAFTIGLLISGCITFNPKQRLSMLKGRFQMSLLRRAAYNGSSEGVSEMAAAVSILIINLTVVRLLGADGVAAFTAINYINFTGILLFLGISDGLIPVLSYNYGAGNHQRVKRIFRFAAAINMSIGIMVFIVLQVFGEHAILLFFDGSESQAFQIAVDGLHLFAFVFLVNGLNVLIIAYFTALGEAKSSIIVSAARGLVFVLVGVTVLPMFMGITGVWTAIPLAELLTLGVALILIQRTHKKLFSHL, encoded by the coding sequence ATGAAAAGCAATTTAGATGATAAGCATCTCTTAGAACGAGCCCCTGTCAGCAGGGTCTTTCTGAAGTACTCGCTGCCAAGCGTGGTCACGATGGTGTTTTTTGGCGTGCAGACTCTGGTAGACGGCGTCGTGGTGGGGAACCATCTGGGGCCGGACGCTTTGGGGGGGATCAACATCATGATGCCGCTGTACAGCTTCATCATGGTGTTGGCGCTGATCGTCGGCATCGGAAGCCAGACTCTGGTCAGCATGGAGCTGGGACGCCGGAATCCGGACAAAGCCCAGGACGCGATGTCCACCGGCTTCCGGGCACTGGTGGGGATCAGCTTGATTGTCACGGTGTTGCTGCTGCTGTTTGCTGAGCCCCTGACCAAACTGATAGGTGCTGACGAGCGGCTGCTGCCGTTCTCTCTGGCCTACCTTAAGGGGCTGGTTCCGTTCATCTTGCCACTGACCCTCTGCTTTTATTCCGACGCCATGTTGAAGGCATTAGGGCATCCCAGGTTTTCGATGCTCATCATGTCGCTTAGCGTGGTGGTCAATGTGTTACTTACCTTTTGCTTCGTGATCTGGCTGGGCTGGGGCAATGCCGGGGCGAGCATGGCCACCGGTGTCGCTTTCACCATCGGGTTGCTGATTTCCGGATGTATCACGTTCAATCCCAAACAGCGGCTGTCGATGCTGAAGGGTCGTTTTCAGATGTCGCTCCTGCGACGTGCCGCTTACAACGGTTCATCCGAGGGCGTTTCGGAAATGGCGGCCGCGGTCAGCATCCTGATCATCAACCTCACAGTGGTTCGCCTCTTGGGGGCCGACGGTGTGGCCGCGTTCACAGCCATCAACTACATCAACTTCACGGGGATATTGCTGTTTCTTGGTATTTCGGATGGGCTGATTCCGGTGCTGAGCTACAATTACGGAGCTGGAAACCACCAGCGGGTCAAGCGGATATTTCGCTTTGCCGCGGCGATCAACATGAGCATCGGGATCATGGTGTTCATCGTGCTGCAGGTGTTTGGGGAGCATGCGATCCTGTTGTTCTTCGACGGCAGCGAAAGCCAGGCATTCCAGATCGCGGTTGACGGCTTGCATCTCTTCGCTTTCGTATTTCTGGTCAACGGACTCAACGTGCTGATCATCGCCTACTTTACCGCACTGGGCGAAGCAAAGAGTTCAATCATCGTTTCCGCGGCGCGCGGGTTGGTATTCGTGCTGGTCGGCGTCACCGTTTTGCCGATGTTCATGGGCATTACCGGCGTGTGGACGGCAATTCCGCTGGCGGAATTGCTGACACTGGGAGTTGCGCTCATCCTGATTCAGAGGACACATAAAAAATTGTTTTCACATCTGTAG
- a CDS encoding TetR/AcrR family transcriptional regulator: MPTAHKRKKQPEIVRSKLIECAARIITEQGPNAVTIQAVADAAGVTKGGFLHHFQNKNQLSAAVSRYFIDQLDTELGKLMAEDPIEYGRFTRAYINSIWKDVASGQKEQWVSFAIYALSEPQLKSMYNEWMKEKQRLHHDTDSDQMLQVLRYAADGIWLEILMGAGYQKEHSALLSSLIEMTHGQDG; the protein is encoded by the coding sequence ATGCCGACAGCTCATAAACGAAAAAAACAACCTGAAATAGTCCGGAGCAAGCTTATTGAGTGTGCCGCGCGCATCATCACCGAGCAAGGTCCTAATGCAGTTACAATCCAGGCCGTCGCTGACGCGGCTGGTGTTACCAAGGGGGGATTCCTCCACCATTTCCAGAACAAGAATCAACTTAGCGCGGCTGTATCAAGGTATTTCATAGACCAACTGGATACGGAACTTGGCAAGTTGATGGCTGAAGATCCAATAGAATATGGGCGATTTACCAGAGCTTATATCAATTCTATCTGGAAAGATGTTGCCTCGGGGCAGAAAGAACAGTGGGTATCTTTTGCCATCTACGCACTATCCGAGCCACAATTAAAGTCCATGTATAACGAATGGATGAAAGAAAAACAAAGACTACACCACGACACGGATTCAGACCAAATGCTGCAAGTTCTGAGATATGCGGCCGATGGGATATGGCTTGAGATTTTAATGGGGGCTGGTTATCAAAAGGAGCACTCTGCTTTGTTATCCAGCCTTATCGAAATGACACACGGGCAAGATGGATAG
- the ilvN gene encoding acetolactate synthase small subunit — translation MSEKRHTVLDVRVNNHPGVMSHVCGLFSRRAFNVEAILCLPVNGGEESRVWMLIFEDDRLEQMIRQMRKLRDVHEVRVTADAVDVFAQLRRIMEPDTGINAPWPQEN, via the coding sequence GTGTCTGAGAAGCGCCATACCGTGCTCGACGTGCGGGTAAACAACCATCCCGGCGTGATGTCTCATGTCTGCGGCCTGTTCTCTCGCCGGGCCTTCAACGTGGAGGCTATTCTCTGTCTGCCGGTGAACGGCGGTGAGGAAAGCCGCGTCTGGATGCTGATCTTCGAGGATGACCGCCTGGAGCAAATGATCCGCCAGATGCGCAAGCTGCGGGACGTGCACGAGGTCCGCGTAACGGCTGACGCCGTGGACGTTTTCGCCCAACTGCGACGAATCATGGAGCCGGATACCGGGATAAACGCTCCATGGCCTCAAGAAAACTGA
- a CDS encoding DNA cytosine methyltransferase: MLNKRHTAIDLFSGCGGLSLGLRYAGFQVVAAVESDTLACDTYELNHPGTVLLRKDIRKIRPSYLLKQLNLKPGELTLLAGCPPCQGFSTLRTLNGSVNVEEPMNDLLFQFLKFVRAFVPKSILMENVPGLAVDARLEKFKREIRKLGYQSNVEVLNAADYGTPQRRRRMVLIATFGQQPRFGEIPKYRKTVAWALRRLERPENSNDVLHNYEIRRSEEVQKLIEKIPLNGGSRTDLPKKYQLECHKNCDGFKDIYGRMSWDKPSPTITGGCINPSKGRFLHPEQHRAITLREAALLQGFPKNYKFDMSRGRYLAAKMIGNAFPPRFAQLHATALLNAITSETGT, encoded by the coding sequence TTGTTAAACAAACGTCATACTGCGATAGATCTTTTCAGCGGCTGTGGTGGGCTGTCGCTGGGGCTGCGGTACGCTGGATTCCAGGTGGTCGCAGCCGTCGAAAGCGATACTCTTGCCTGTGACACCTACGAATTAAACCATCCTGGCACTGTTCTACTTCGAAAAGATATTCGAAAAATTCGCCCATCCTACCTTCTCAAGCAGTTAAATCTTAAGCCCGGAGAACTGACACTCCTGGCGGGATGCCCGCCTTGTCAAGGGTTCTCGACGCTTCGTACCTTGAACGGTAGCGTGAATGTTGAGGAACCAATGAACGACTTACTCTTCCAGTTTCTCAAATTTGTTCGCGCCTTTGTGCCTAAGTCGATTCTAATGGAGAACGTTCCTGGCCTGGCGGTAGATGCGCGGCTTGAGAAGTTCAAAAGGGAGATAAGGAAACTGGGCTATCAATCCAACGTCGAAGTCCTTAATGCCGCCGACTACGGTACGCCGCAACGCCGGCGGCGCATGGTGCTGATAGCGACATTTGGTCAACAACCGCGATTCGGCGAAATTCCAAAATACAGAAAGACCGTCGCTTGGGCTTTACGCCGACTCGAGAGACCGGAAAACAGTAACGATGTGCTTCATAACTATGAAATTCGCCGCTCTGAAGAGGTGCAAAAACTAATTGAGAAGATCCCTCTTAATGGAGGTAGTCGGACCGACTTGCCGAAAAAGTACCAGCTAGAATGTCACAAAAATTGTGACGGCTTTAAAGACATCTATGGCCGGATGAGCTGGGACAAGCCTTCGCCAACGATAACGGGTGGTTGCATTAATCCATCCAAGGGCCGCTTTCTGCATCCTGAACAACATCGCGCAATTACCCTTAGAGAAGCCGCACTTTTGCAAGGTTTTCCAAAGAATTATAAGTTTGATATGTCGCGGGGCCGTTACCTTGCGGCCAAAATGATTGGAAACGCTTTTCCCCCCAGGTTTGCCCAGCTGCATGCAACAGCTTTGCTAAACGCCATCACTTCTGAAACAGGAACTTGA